The DNA region TGGGGTGCCAAACAGTTCTCAGAGATCCAGGCGCTGCCCTCGCGAGGCTCCATGATTCTCCGGCCGTTCTCTTTCAAAGAGCGCCACTACCTGGGCCTGGGAAGCGATTACACCTTCTCACAGATCTACCTTTGGGATGAAGACAAAGTCGTCTTCGAGCGCTTCAAGGAGGTGTACATCCTGGCGCCGCGCTCCTTCACCGTGGTCTCCACCGACCGCAGGGACTTCGTCTTCACCTCCAGCTTCAAGGGGAACACGCAGATCTTCGAGCACGTCATCATCGACTTGAGCTTGTGAGGATCTGTGCCTCCCTTCTCGCCCGTCCCGCAATCGAAAGCCTTCGAATACGCTTACGAATCGAGAGCAGACGACCGGAGCAGGCCTGGCGACGCCGGAACCGTTAACGCCTGCATGGATCCTTGCCACAGATAAGAGCTGGGTCAAGCGGCGCCTTTTAGTTTCTCCAGGTGTTCTGAATAATTTAGGTCGAGCTCATCTTGCTTTCTGTTCTCGTGGCCTCCCAGAAGCGGTACCATTCATCAAAGAGGAAgaggtcagaaaaaattacctccaccaagggtttgtttgtttgtttgttagcaggattacagaaaaactgctgctttgatcttgatgaaaatacaTCTGGAGAAGGGTCGTTATATTTTGAGAGCCTTCGGGATATTTGTATGGATacaaaaaacatctggattttcccatttacttataatggggGGTTTTTCATAAAATTATGTGCATTAAATTCAGTAAGTACCTGTAAATCCAGTTagtaggggaatgagctgcttggaggaggtttgtgctctctgagttcTTTTCTATTTTGATATAATTTGGTTTATGTGTATTTCATTCCCCCagaaatattatataatatatatattaatatttatgttaACCATATAAATATGGTTTTACTCCTGAGGATGTGACGCACCTGGTAGCCTCCTACCTGTACTAATATACAAGATGTTGCCTTATCGGCGCTCTGATGGCCCCACAGCGCCTCCCTCTGGCCGAGATGGGGTATCACAcctttttgctttgtttatgCAGGGAACGTCCTGAAAGCACAAACCTTTAACTGTTGGAGCTGACATCCCATCCCTTAGTGCAAATGTGACTGTGTACGTGCTGCAGATTATATTGTAGTAGTGGAAGATTAGGAAGTATTGTGTTTTAGGCAGAGAAATAACAGACTGGAAATAGCTaataacattttagacaaaCATTTAAGACTAGAATATCCCCATTCACCAATCCAGAGAAAGTCGATGGCTCTTTTTATCCATTTAGTGACAGACTTAAATGTCAGGTTTGATCAAATGTGTTACTACAGATTATAAATAGACAAAACATTTGTGTAAAAATATTCACACAAGCTGAGaggcttatttttttttttttttgtgggtaCTGAATGTTTAATTCCAAAAAAAAGTACCTAAAACCAGGATTGCATTGCTTCACTTGCAGGAGTGTGAAATGAACTGATCTTTGATCTCAAAAGAATAATCCTGCATCTTGAAAGagcatgacataaaaaaaatgtttttaaaataagaaGTTTAAAATGTACATCGAAAACAGCAATGGAATATGTAAGATGTGCAAGattcagattcttttttttaaattttgttttCAGCATATTGAATGTAACTCGAAATATACCGTCAATTTTGTCAGGTGagcatcaaaaataaatgtttaaaaggtGCGTTTgatcatttgattatttttattctaaaaaGTGAAATCTATCACCGGATAGGGAATCAGGACTCGAGAGAAAGAATGCTGGAGCCAAATCCGAACCCCTAATCGATATCCGTATATCTTTAACATATATTATTTGTTTCATGCGAGTTTGAGATGTGAGACAATACTTATTCTTGTAACATGAATTTAAAACGAGcatattttatgttatttgtcTTCTCGACTGAACTCATTTTATTTATcgattaattattattatttttacttattCTGAGACGTTTTCTTGCAAGAGGCGCCATGCTTTTATTATGAAGATAAAGTTCAATTTCCGTTTTGTTTCGGCTCGTTCTTATTGAAGGGTTTgaattttttctttaaataatttGTTATAGACAGAATTTTATATCTAATCCGTTTTAAGTAGTGGTTAAAACAATTTTTTATTAAAGGGTAATTCGAATTGATTTGAGTTTGAACGTAACACCGGAAGTCGTGTCGTTGCTCTCCTGCCACTTTAAAAGCACGgcagaaataataatatatatataaaagtgaCGTCGCAGGATAAACAAGCGCGCGAGCGGCAGCTCGGGCGGAGCGCGGTTCGCCCTTCTTCCCTGACATTTTGTATAATATTCCAGGCGATGCAGACTTCCAAGAGGCGTGAAAGCGACTGGCAGGGGCTGGTCAGCGAGGTAAGACCGGGAGTGCGCGGCTGCGTTTACCGGAGCTTCCTTCACCGGAGCTTCCTTCCGCCATACGGAACGAGCTTCGCTCTCAGGATGAGTGGACCGACAAGCTAGCCGTGCTCCTTAGCCTTTAGCTAGGTGGGCTAAACATCGATCGATTGCTCTGGCAGGAAGGCGTCCCATTCCGTCCGGCCGAGTTTCGGTGTCCGAGCTGACCCGAACCCACCTCGGCGTACCCCGTCACACCCCGGCCAGACCAGGTAGCACACCTGTGGGACCTCAACTTGCTAGCGTTGCTAGCATGATTTGCCCCCAAATGCCTCTGGGTTGACTTGACCAATCCGTTTGTGGCATCGACAGATACTTTCaacagtaatcagattactatAAATACATACATGATTTCCAGAATCGTGCtacatgttagcattagctttatTGTTCTGTTGTTATTTAGTGCGTTACCTGTCCATGAATCTCCCAGCCGCACCTGACAGGTGACGATGCGTTTAAGGTCGGCCTCCGCCCACGGACACGTCCGGACTACCGTACAGTTATTCCAGATCGCGTGGCGCTTTGCTGATGCAGACGCCACTCCAGCAGGTCGCGGCGTCCACGGAGCTGCAGGTGACCCAGAGGTGACCCACAGGTGACCTTGTCTCCGTGCCTGCAGTTCCTGGTGTGTAAGCGGAAGCTGGAGAGTAAGAAGGACGCCCTGCTCATCCTGTCCAAGGAGCTGGACACCTGTCAGCAGGAGCGAGACCAGTACAAGCTGATGGCCAACCAGCTGCGGGAGCGCCACCAGGGCCTGAAGAAGAAGTACCGGGAGCTGATTGTGAGCGGCCCGAGCCCGCGGGGGGGCGTTTGTTTTACGCATCACTCGGACGAAGCGGGGGTTGGTAGAAGTCGGTGGTTTTAATTATTCCGCTCTCTTCATATTTTAGGACGGGGATCCCTCGCTGCCGCCGGAAAAACGCAATCAAGTAAGTCCGTGCTGGATCGGAATTCCGGCTGTCGCTGCGCGGCCTGCTAGGGGGCGCCAACGCCTCCGCGAGGACGAGCGCCGAGACCGGATCCCACGCGGCTAACGCGGTCAGGGAGTGAGGTCGGAGCCGTCTCGGAATCTGCTCGGTGGTGCTTTCAAGGACACTCGgaggagtcggagtcggaggcGGAGTCTTTAGAGGACCAATCAATCATCAGCGCTGCAACACTATACGATCCATAGACACTGTGATGAATGTGATTATTGGAAATTGCTAATTAACTTTGTACGATCAGTTAGTTagcgggttttttttgggggggggtcctatAAGTGACCCCGGTTTCTCGCCCCACCAGGTGAACCTGGCTCAGCTGTTGAGAGACTCCAGAGAACGAACCAAGCAGCTCTccgaggaggtgaaggagctgaCTCAGCGGCTCGCCGAGGCTCAGGGCGACAACAAGGTGAGGCTGCCCGTGGACACGCCCACCTCGGCGCCCGAGGAGACGCGCTGAACGCGTCCCGTTTGTCTCCTCAGCTCCTGAGGATGACCATCACCCGGCAGAGGCTGGGAGACGAGGAGGTCGGGGCGCGCCATTTCCCCGCCCACGAAAGGGAGGGTCTGGTCCGCCAGctggagtgggcggggctacaggttgaagtttttcctctttttttttgtcaccctCAATGTTTGTGAATGTTAACCGGTTTATGCAAATGAGCCGAAACACGATTGCTCCATCTCAGTTCCTGATTCCACATTTGTAGGTGCGGGAGCTGGAGAACAACACGAAGGCGTTGACGGACGAGCTGCAGGacgtgaggtcagaggtcggcgTGTTCAGGGAGAAGGCCCGCCGCCTCAACGTGGAGCTCAACCACGTGTTGGGAAACCGGGAGGCGCGCATCATTGACGTGGACGCGCTCTGCATGGAGAACAGGTAGACATggagaatcctgtctgtttctaaCGCCAcggaatcctgtctgtttctaaCGCCACGGAATCCTGCCTGTTTCTAACGCCGCGGAATCCTGCCTGTTTCTAACGCCACGGAATCCTGCCTGTTTCTAACGCCAcggaatcctgtctgtttctaaCGCCAcggaatcctgtctgtttctaaCGCCAcggaatcctgtctgtttctaaCGCTGCGATCGTTCCCGTAGGTATTTGCACGAGCGTTTCGGTCAGCTACAAGAGGAGGTGAACCTGCTCAAATCGAACATCATGAAGTACAAGGTAGAGACTAAACCCCCCCATTAAACCACTAAATCAGTGTgctcatgtggggggggggggggggttcctttgATCTGAAGCGTTCTCCAAACGACGCACGCCGTGCTTTTCTTCCCGCTCTCCCGTTTCTCCACCCACAGACGGCtctggggaggaggaagaactcCGGGGCTTCTGGGAAATCAACCAGCAGTCCTCTCACCGGCGTTCTTTCTGCTAAACAAGGTGAAAGCTCCGACCGCCGTGATTGGTCCTTAAACGCAACGACACGCTGCAGAACCTCAAAAGAGTCGTCTCGCGGCGTTTAAAGTAGCTTCTGACGAGACTCTCCCTCCGGTGCAGCCGCCGCCCGTTTTTTAATAGCTCTGATGGTTCACGCCGACAGCCGGACCCCAGCTGGGCGGCTAATTGCGTTCGGAGCGGTGGAGAAGCACCACTGGCAGGGAAATGAGGCTGCCATGATGACTGACAGCAGCTGGCAGGAGCGGCGCAGCGGGCGGCGGAGTTAAAGTTTGGAGCGTGTCAGCCGGCAGACAGCCGGTTCCAGCCCTCCGTCTGTCACGGCGGCGCCGCAGCCTCTATGTTTTAAGCTTTGGGGAAGATTTATTAAGGTTTTATTCCAGTCCAGGAGATGCTcctggaggggcggggctgcagCCTGCCGGCCACGCCCCAGTCCGTCTACGACCTGAAGTCCCTGGCCACCGCCCTGCTGGAGACCATCCACGAGAAGAACCTGGTCATCCAGCACCAGCGGCACACCAACAGGTGACGCTCGGCCGCACCTCGAAGGCAAACACCGACGCGGCCCGGTAACCCCGCCCCCTTGCACTTTGCCCTGCAGGATCCTGGGAAACAGGGTGGCCGATTTGGAAAGGAAGCTGAAGACGTTGGAGGTCTCGGGACTGTGGAGTCTTCCAGGTGGGTTTCCAGACGAGGTCCGGGGTTCCGACCCCGAGACTGTTCATCGGTTCTTCTCTAGAGGCTCCGCCCGGGCTTGGGCGGC from Brachionichthys hirsutus isolate HB-005 chromosome 23, CSIRO-AGI_Bhir_v1, whole genome shotgun sequence includes:
- the ccdc149a gene encoding coiled-coil domain-containing protein 149-A gives rise to the protein MQTSKRRESDWQGLVSEFLVCKRKLESKKDALLILSKELDTCQQERDQYKLMANQLRERHQGLKKKYRELIDGDPSLPPEKRNQVNLAQLLRDSRERTKQLSEEVKELTQRLAEAQGDNKLLRMTITRQRLGDEEVGARHFPAHEREGLVRQLEWAGLQVRELENNTKALTDELQDVRSEVGVFREKARRLNVELNHVLGNREARIIDVDALCMENRYLHERFGQLQEEVNLLKSNIMKYKTALGRRKNSGASGKSTSSPLTGVLSAKQVQEMLLEGRGCSLPATPQSVYDLKSLATALLETIHEKNLVIQHQRHTNRILGNRVADLERKLKTLEVSGLWSLPGLTYNVSVGIGRTRETVALNDHLQPELRPTRAASYPNAQPPAPAPTVVLDDGSSPESLWERHGGGGDHGTDGGGREDVPAAGVDTNGNDGTAGDVVTPTVRDDDGPMEEGRSPVEEAGREVEGAVDEELVSTVEEGEEAALALSPTPAETPRSWLPMKRSHFQSEADHRPCESQEGGANVSEDLSVPCSAAWDVHRHAAP